From Amycolatopsis sp. cg9, one genomic window encodes:
- a CDS encoding IclR family transcriptional regulator gives MGDSSEVPALRRGLAVLRLLSTRPGPVTAAAIAREAGLPRSTTYHLLNELEAAGFVVHLPAERRYGLGIAAFELGSAYLRHDPLERLAGPLLRKLVDRVGHTAHLGVLHGNESLYLIKERPLRPETLVTEVGVRLPGQLTASGRAILRHLPAPHVRALFPSAAAFVLRTGRGPATLADLRRTLTAERRLGWSVEDGHVTAGFASVATPVFDHGARPLAAISVTVRHHCETDPCEETWPDLATEVAATAAELTTRIGGHPG, from the coding sequence GTGGGCGACAGCAGCGAGGTCCCGGCGCTGCGCCGCGGGCTGGCGGTGCTGCGCCTGCTCTCGACGCGCCCCGGCCCGGTGACGGCGGCGGCGATCGCGCGCGAAGCGGGCCTCCCCCGCTCGACGACGTACCACCTGCTCAACGAGCTCGAAGCCGCCGGTTTCGTCGTGCACCTGCCCGCCGAACGCCGGTACGGCCTGGGCATCGCGGCCTTCGAGCTCGGCTCGGCGTACCTGCGTCACGACCCCCTCGAACGCCTGGCCGGGCCGTTGCTGCGCAAGCTCGTCGACCGCGTCGGGCACACCGCGCACCTGGGCGTGCTGCACGGCAATGAGTCGCTGTACCTGATCAAGGAGCGCCCGCTCCGCCCGGAAACGCTGGTGACGGAGGTCGGCGTCCGGCTGCCGGGCCAGCTGACGGCCTCCGGCCGGGCGATCCTCCGCCACCTCCCCGCCCCGCACGTCCGCGCGCTGTTCCCCTCGGCGGCGGCGTTCGTCCTCCGCACGGGCCGCGGCCCCGCCACACTGGCCGACCTGCGCCGCACGCTCACCGCGGAGCGCCGCCTCGGCTGGTCGGTCGAAGACGGCCACGTCACAGCGGGTTTCGCCTCGGTGGCCACCCCGGTCTTCGACCACGGCGCCCGCCCACTGGCGGCGATCAGCGTGACGGTCCGCCACCACTGCGAGACGGACCCGTGCGAGGAGACGTGGCCGGACCTGGCCACGGAAGTGGCGGCCACGGCGGCCGAGCTGACCACCCGCATCGGCGGCCACCCGGGCTGA
- a CDS encoding type IV toxin-antitoxin system AbiEi family antitoxin, whose translation MFNSNEHALSLNAESFPSLLRDLLGELGLRSELLAADDAEREGNGRGDAVLRLATRAGATRTYLVEVRHRLTPELATSISVPARLPALLVASYVSEPVAERLRARGIDYVDTAGNAHLAWDDVLVDIRGRRKPAVPRSRTSPSGSGAFGRAGLRVLFVLLSWPEMAARPYRVLAEASGVSLGTVKTVIDELTAAGYLYQGAEDRRLARGGELLDRWSEAYSITLHGSLALGEFSVDDLSWWPDSESEMRSLGIQVGGEAGAGLIDPHLRPASLTLYAGQLPARLIGRHRMAQVEGRGNVHIRKRFWHVPGAESWLVPSPLIYADLLASGDPRQREHGDRIRTIDDRLVRLGGS comes from the coding sequence ATGTTCAATTCAAATGAACATGCTCTCTCGTTGAACGCGGAGAGCTTTCCGAGTCTGCTGCGCGACCTGCTGGGCGAGCTCGGGCTTCGCAGCGAGTTGCTCGCCGCGGATGACGCCGAGCGGGAGGGAAACGGGCGAGGAGACGCTGTGCTGCGTCTCGCGACGAGGGCCGGCGCTACCCGGACCTACCTCGTCGAGGTCAGACACCGGTTGACGCCCGAGCTGGCCACCAGTATCAGCGTGCCCGCACGACTCCCGGCGTTACTGGTCGCCAGCTATGTCAGCGAGCCGGTCGCCGAACGGCTGCGCGCCAGGGGGATCGACTACGTGGACACGGCGGGCAATGCCCACCTCGCGTGGGACGACGTTCTCGTCGACATCCGCGGGCGCCGCAAACCGGCCGTTCCACGGTCGAGAACGTCGCCAAGCGGGTCCGGCGCCTTCGGCCGGGCGGGTCTCCGCGTCCTGTTCGTCCTGCTCAGCTGGCCGGAAATGGCAGCCCGGCCCTATCGGGTCCTGGCCGAAGCGAGCGGGGTCTCGCTGGGCACCGTCAAGACGGTGATCGACGAGCTCACCGCAGCCGGCTACCTCTACCAGGGCGCGGAAGACCGCCGTCTCGCTCGCGGCGGCGAGTTGCTCGACCGCTGGTCGGAGGCGTACTCGATCACCCTGCACGGCTCGCTCGCCCTGGGCGAGTTCTCCGTCGACGACCTTTCGTGGTGGCCGGATTCGGAATCCGAGATGCGCTCGCTGGGGATCCAGGTGGGGGGCGAGGCCGGAGCCGGTCTCATCGACCCGCACCTGAGGCCTGCCTCGCTGACGCTCTACGCCGGACAGCTCCCCGCCCGGCTGATCGGCCGGCATCGCATGGCCCAGGTCGAAGGCAGGGGGAACGTCCACATCCGGAAACGGTTCTGGCACGTGCCCGGTGCCGAGTCCTGGCTGGTGCCCTCCCCGTTGATCTACGCTGACCTGCTGGCCTCGGGGGACCCCCGCCAGCGCGAACACGGAGATCGGATCAGGACGATTGATGATCGACTTGTCCGCCTCGGCGGATCCTGA
- a CDS encoding nucleotidyl transferase AbiEii/AbiGii toxin family protein, with translation MIDLSASADPEILLAARTLARVDVAARTAGLDYLVVGATARTILSIGLVGRPPERATRDVDIAVRVCTWGDFERLVGELDRQGTSVHSFLVEGVEVDVLPYGGIEREDRTILWPDDHRMNVRGLSEAVASAETVLLPGGLAVRVPSVPALALLKLLTWWDRHVTDSRDAIDLATMISWYSTGPYLDRLYEEELELLGRYDYDPALAGAWLLGSQVPGLLDDEGKDALLRIVEDGDALARLANDARAPRAPELMRALGAGIRDAARS, from the coding sequence ATGATCGACTTGTCCGCCTCGGCGGATCCTGAAATCCTCCTCGCCGCCAGGACGCTCGCCCGAGTCGACGTGGCGGCGCGCACGGCCGGACTGGACTACCTGGTGGTCGGCGCGACAGCGCGCACGATCCTGTCGATCGGGCTCGTCGGACGGCCACCCGAGCGAGCCACCCGCGACGTCGACATCGCCGTCAGGGTGTGCACCTGGGGTGACTTCGAACGGCTCGTCGGCGAGCTCGACAGGCAGGGCACCAGCGTGCACTCGTTCCTCGTCGAGGGAGTCGAGGTGGACGTACTGCCCTACGGCGGCATCGAACGGGAAGACCGCACCATCCTCTGGCCCGACGACCATCGGATGAACGTCCGCGGCTTGAGCGAGGCGGTGGCATCGGCCGAGACCGTCCTGCTGCCCGGAGGGCTCGCCGTCCGAGTCCCTTCGGTGCCCGCGCTGGCTTTGCTCAAACTGCTGACCTGGTGGGATCGGCACGTGACCGACTCACGTGACGCGATCGACCTCGCCACGATGATCTCCTGGTACTCGACCGGGCCCTACCTGGATCGGCTGTACGAAGAGGAACTGGAACTGCTCGGCCGGTACGACTACGACCCGGCTCTCGCCGGTGCTTGGCTCCTGGGCTCGCAGGTGCCCGGGCTCCTCGACGACGAGGGGAAGGACGCGCTGCTCCGGATCGTCGAAGACGGTGACGCGCTGGCCAGGCTGGCCAACGACGCGCGGGCACCTCGGGCTCCGGAACTGATGCGGGCGTTGGGGGCCGGTATTCGCGACGCGGCCCGGTCCTGA
- the hutH gene encoding histidine ammonia-lyase yields MPETVLLGLEPLTAAQVVDVVRGHAPVGLGDAAEKTLAATRQHIENLAHAVTPTYGVSTGFGALATRHIPVESRTALQRSLIRSHAAGAGPAVEPEVVRALMLLRLRTLASGYTGVRPGTAQTLAALLNADITPVVHEYGSLGCSGDLAPLAAVALALMGEGEVIHAGQLKPAAEALQQAGIEPVVLAEKEGLALTNGTDGMLGMLLLAAADLHKLFDIADLTAAMSVEALLGTDRAFAADLQALRPHPGQARSAARMWHALQGSKIVESHRGPDCNRVQDAYSLRCAPQVHGAARDSLAHAELVGGRELVSAVDNPVVLADGRVESNGNFHGAPVAYVLDFLAIPIADVASIAERRTDRMLDKARSHGLPPFLAHDPGVDSGHMIAQYTQAAIVSELKRLAVPASVDSIPSSAMQEDHVSMGWSAARKLRKAVDGLTTVLAIELLTAARALDFRAPLEPSPVTGRVRDLLRTRVNGPGPDRHLAPEIAAAEELVRSGAVLDAARLEV; encoded by the coding sequence ATGCCGGAAACAGTGCTCCTGGGCCTCGAACCCCTCACCGCCGCCCAGGTCGTCGACGTCGTCCGCGGTCACGCGCCGGTCGGGCTCGGGGACGCGGCCGAGAAGACCCTCGCCGCGACCCGCCAGCACATCGAGAACCTCGCCCACGCCGTCACTCCCACCTACGGCGTTTCGACCGGCTTCGGCGCGCTCGCCACCCGGCACATCCCGGTGGAGAGCCGGACCGCGCTGCAGCGCAGCCTGATCCGCTCGCACGCCGCCGGCGCCGGGCCCGCCGTCGAGCCCGAGGTCGTCCGCGCGCTCATGCTGCTGCGGCTGCGGACCCTCGCCAGCGGCTACACCGGCGTCCGGCCAGGCACGGCGCAAACGCTTGCGGCGCTGCTCAACGCCGACATCACCCCGGTCGTCCACGAGTACGGCTCGCTCGGCTGCTCCGGTGACCTCGCGCCGCTGGCCGCCGTCGCGCTCGCGCTCATGGGCGAGGGCGAAGTGATCCACGCCGGGCAGCTGAAGCCCGCCGCGGAGGCATTGCAGCAGGCCGGGATCGAGCCGGTCGTGCTCGCCGAGAAGGAGGGGCTCGCCCTCACCAACGGCACCGACGGCATGCTCGGCATGCTCCTGCTCGCCGCCGCCGACCTGCACAAGCTCTTCGACATCGCCGACCTCACCGCCGCGATGAGCGTCGAGGCTCTGCTGGGCACTGATCGCGCCTTCGCCGCCGACCTCCAGGCGCTGCGCCCGCACCCCGGGCAAGCGAGGTCCGCCGCCCGGATGTGGCACGCGTTGCAGGGGTCGAAGATCGTCGAAAGCCACCGCGGCCCGGACTGCAACCGCGTCCAGGACGCCTATTCGCTGCGCTGCGCCCCGCAGGTGCACGGCGCCGCGCGCGACAGCCTCGCGCACGCCGAACTCGTCGGCGGACGCGAGCTCGTGTCCGCTGTGGACAACCCCGTCGTGCTCGCCGACGGCCGGGTCGAGTCCAACGGCAACTTCCACGGCGCGCCCGTCGCGTACGTGCTGGACTTCCTGGCCATCCCGATCGCGGACGTCGCCAGCATCGCCGAGCGCCGCACCGACCGGATGCTCGACAAGGCGCGTTCGCACGGCCTGCCGCCGTTCCTCGCGCACGACCCCGGCGTCGACTCCGGCCACATGATCGCCCAGTACACGCAGGCCGCGATCGTCAGCGAGCTCAAGCGCCTCGCGGTGCCCGCGTCCGTCGACTCGATCCCGAGCAGCGCCATGCAGGAGGACCACGTCTCCATGGGCTGGTCGGCCGCGCGGAAGCTGCGCAAGGCCGTGGACGGCCTGACCACCGTGCTGGCCATCGAGCTGCTGACCGCGGCCCGGGCCCTCGACTTCCGGGCACCGCTCGAGCCGTCGCCGGTCACCGGCCGCGTCCGGGATCTCCTGCGCACCAGGGTGAACGGCCCCGGTCCGGACCGCCACCTGGCGCCCGAGATCGCGGCCGCCGAAGAACTCGTCCGCTCCGGCGCCGTCCTCGACGCCGCCCGTTTGGAGGTCTGA